From the genome of Desulfovibrio gilichinskyi, one region includes:
- a CDS encoding DinB family protein, whose protein sequence is MIESQHRPDIEAILRGLSDSHTILSAFVAAIPEKDLYIKRGENFWSIAEHLAHLADVQPMGLERITRILDEDTPEFVPFFPTEDEEQGQKKLPTITQSLADFKKGRTAIVERLTEAIPEDWKRLAVHPEYRQYGLHIFARHIFMHDYWHMYRMEELWLTRDAYLKK, encoded by the coding sequence ATGATAGAGTCTCAGCACCGTCCAGATATTGAAGCCATACTGCGAGGACTTAGCGACAGCCACACTATTCTTTCAGCATTCGTGGCAGCAATCCCTGAAAAAGATTTATACATCAAACGCGGTGAAAACTTCTGGTCCATTGCTGAACACCTGGCTCATCTTGCGGATGTGCAGCCAATGGGGCTGGAAAGGATAACCAGAATTCTTGATGAGGATACCCCTGAATTCGTACCCTTCTTCCCAACCGAAGACGAAGAGCAAGGGCAAAAAAAACTCCCGACGATTACGCAGTCCTTAGCAGACTTTAAAAAGGGTCGTACGGCCATCGTTGAAAGACTCACCGAAGCGATACCTGAGGACTGGAAGCGGCTTGCAGTGCACCCCGAATACAGACAATACGGCTTACATATATTTGCCCGGCACATTTTCATGCACGATTACTGGCATATGTACCGGATGGAAGAACTATGGCTGACACGGGACGCATATCT
- a CDS encoding nitrite reductase, with product MNNIVSESLIVKPIKRKDGTYVLRLCVNQGQLTVGMLKTVMETMTKFNLTSLRATTGQRMNLEGIPDDKLDEVIASIGVAVEKPLPEITVCPGAGICVYGVQETRSMGDKILSLIQENGPYPYKIKTGVSGCKMSCGLSYVRDIGLIGGPKGWDVSFGGAATRNAGVGIPLGKAVSSEDALNLIAKALVFYRENGKKRERTSGMINRLGAEEVLAALK from the coding sequence ATGAATAATATTGTTTCCGAATCATTAATAGTTAAGCCTATTAAGCGTAAAGACGGCACATATGTTTTGCGTCTGTGCGTTAATCAAGGTCAGCTCACTGTAGGTATGCTTAAAACTGTCATGGAAACCATGACCAAGTTTAATTTAACTTCACTTAGAGCCACAACCGGCCAGCGCATGAATCTTGAGGGTATTCCGGATGATAAACTGGATGAAGTTATTGCAAGTATTGGCGTAGCTGTTGAAAAGCCGCTTCCTGAAATAACTGTTTGCCCCGGAGCTGGAATCTGTGTGTACGGCGTTCAGGAAACACGCTCTATGGGTGACAAAATATTATCCCTGATACAAGAAAACGGTCCTTATCCTTATAAAATAAAAACCGGAGTTTCCGGTTGTAAAATGTCATGCGGTTTAAGTTATGTGCGTGATATCGGATTAATCGGCGGCCCCAAAGGATGGGATGTCTCCTTCGGCGGAGCTGCGACAAGAAACGCCGGAGTCGGAATTCCGCTTGGTAAGGCTGTAAGTTCAGAAGATGCTTTAAATTTGATTGCTAAGGCTCTCGTGTTTTATCGTGAAAATGGTAAGAAACGTGAACGTACATCCGGCATGATTAA